From Rhopalosiphum padi isolate XX-2018 chromosome 2, ASM2088224v1, whole genome shotgun sequence:
TTGGTTACATTGTAACCAAAGAATATTATCTTATACTATCGTatgatactaatttaaaaattataatatttttcttcagGGTGTATACAGGTTAAATTTCTTAGGAGTAACGCGTTGTGAATCTGTTccgacaaataataaattaaaatatgaattgtacCTAAGCAAAAAGTCGGCCAATACCACAGAAATCAAAGGAATCGTAACCAATGCGGTACCATTAGATGATTCTCTGGATGTAAGTTtagttattgttaatattattattgtatgcattttaaatatacaattttatatgactcacaattattatttaattaaataataatacaattttttcaaaattgataaatttttttgtttgtatagtTGGAATTTAATTTGGCGGTAAAAGACTCTATTGGTGGTTGGAAGGAGAACGCTTTTCTTTATAAGACTCCTAAAGCTTGTTCCTCACTCAAAAAGTTCTTGGGGCCTGCTTGGACTCCAATAATGGATTCGGCGGGTGCCTACAATGCGACTTGCCCTATGCCCGTGGTATGGAAGTGTCATACAATTAAAATGATAGTATAAATGTCGTAGGCCATatggaaaattagtttttttgcaAAAAGACTAGGCTCTTTGCAATGGGGTAGCCCGTTTGtgaactacttattatttttccaaacagCCTGCTGTTTTTCAGGCTCATTGCAGATTAGGTTACAGACTAACATCAGTTAGgccttttaaaaattacaatcattttatggtaaaaaccattttaattattttatttatatacattctattaacttgaatttttttttcgataaaatgtTCATTAGGTATAGAtacaaaactttaaaaagttaaattggaagtgagttattaattaaaattgattgtcttaataatagttttaaaaaaggtaggcaagtaggtatcgctctgctgtattatagagatggagagtaggtcactataatggatgtgttaaatttgaatttaatgacaatatattatattattacctatatttaaattgtaatatatcgttatattacgttatttcgtaaaaaattaaatttcatacgcttaCAAAATGTTGTCTATATTGACACTGGttctttatttacatttatttgaaggaaaacttatggaaaaccttgtattggtttttttaaaattacgtataaatcacaaacattttatgaattttcaacttcaaaattcgttgctaatttttgcgattttgacatatttcataaacatttgaactttaaatgcttataaacaaaaattgtgaagaacgatttttgttttttttttaccacgataagtacaatttataataatccttgtattaaattttaaagactttttggaaagccaaatttttttatcggcatttcaaattagaaaaatcgaaaatttcaattgtctgcaaatagtttaaaaaaaatcaaaatattttgaaaaatgaatcgtaaatatattacgctaatataaacatttggtgaaaatttcaagaatttacaaagattcgtttttgagttacagcaaaataaaaaaatcgattttgtcgaaaactgattatgtgtaaaaattctcgtttattCGTTACGTATTTAGAGTTTCTCCTGACGCTTTCGAAAACTActagacattttttacttttgaccccccaaaataccaactagattaatttttcattttcaaagagctgaagtcaaaaatcaaagcattatttctactccaaatcacgatgacagacacaaaaaaaaaacaaacatcattgtaaaatcaatacattcctcacttcgttcagaatctaaaaacaaataaattaatacagtttaaatgtaagcatttaatataataattaatatatacttattaaaaaaaattaaattaaatgaaaatcctTTCAAATTGAATATGTTGTCCAAGCCTtactcaaaattgtttttaatacaattattaatcattttttccaaattaaaataatttagttttgttaTACGTAATATGAGAATATATCGGAGTATACCtctatttgttatttttgttttatattttgttttatattttgtttaattatatttattatgttttttctaattgatttatttttgtactatataatataatgtatgatttgcaataaagaagaaaaaaatcttGTTCATATTTTCAGGGTGTATATAAAGTATCCGGCATAGATACTGGTGTTTTCATGATTTCCAGTTTTcccaaatcatttttttatggaACATACagatttcgtttattttattcaaaaaagaaTGAAGTTTACGGTTGTTTTATCATAATTGTAGAAATAAAGCGGCCTTGGGAAActgaataaatattgaattacaatACTAcactaataacattatttattattatctatgttcaTGTATCTTAAaagatattcaaatattttgttatcattgattaatgtattattttgttacactatatgtctattatttttttgtttctaataCTATACTAAACgcaatttactattatagttttattattatgtattattttattatatacaataacaattattttgctcacatatatttgttttttgcactaaacaataattaaacatgaaatgtcatatacatttaaatttattttattaaaaaccaaacagAATACATTTCGTATCAGTTTAAGTGGCTACAACAAAAACACGATCAGCTGTAGGTACACCAAAGCGCCAAGGCGATGCCGCATATTATAGTGCTCCTGTTTATCTCCATTTATAGCCGATTCCTTCCCCTTAGAAATAAATCGAATTAATGTGGACTATGGCCGATTGTCTGTCTATGTGACACTACTAAGAACATGTAGTAATTTGTGTTTGACCAACCCAGAAAATAACGCCCAAAAGTGTACTCTCTAAATCAAACCTCGAGACCCGACAGTATAAGCTTAAGATTCGATTCTTCTTCAATTGCACTTTATCGATGTTCGATGAAGTCGTCGCTTTGATGATAACGGATGTAAAAGACGTCTCTTTTGTGTCTATATCCTGCATTTTTTTGTAGGAAAAAGAATGTAAATTCTTGAACACCAGTGATACATAATCTACGTATACAAAGAAATTAACCCCTAGGTTAACGACTACTCTATTTATACCATCtttagtaactatataatattgtaaataatatattatttattaatatatatattataaataaaatataagcattaGCACCGATTTTGTTAAACTTTaacgaaaatatatttctttataaaataaaaaataataatacataacatctAATTATCTTTATAGTCTTATAGCTGATATATCTAATCTGTGTAATctgtattttaacaaaatattttagatttataccaCAATAATACTGAGAACAGggtcaataacaaaataattataataatttataatcaaacaattcattaaattataaattaaaactgagtaggtatataattggaCCAAATATCATTTTATTGAATCACAGTTAAACAATAAAGTGCGttgatacttatataaatatagatttgttatctatagataataaaatatatgactaaAGATAAAACGTATACAATCAATTTTATTGTTCTTGTAACTTTTGTTTCTTCAGATACAGATAAACGTTAATCCTTTTCACAATAATTACTGTTTGTAAGTATctacctacctaattataatttttaaatgttacaattctctaatattttatttatacattatcgaCCATCAGATTGTTTTTATTGaactgatttaaataatttaattattctttgGAGTTCTTCGTTGTATTTTTGtaacgttaaataataaaatatggactttatttcaacaataaatcaGCCAGAACCAAAGAAATCAAAGGGAACAATACAAttggtataattttatgattcttttaatgtaagtataattattattgttattaaatttaataataaatttattaatttgagatTTTATATGActcagaaaaataatttgagtaGCTAATATATTGATTACTGACATTTTGTCTTATAAAAGCTAGTATCTGATTTTAGCTAAATTAGATAAATGGTTTtctttatagtgtttataatttgattttacgaTAAAAGATTCTGTTAGTGGTGGGAAGAAGAATGCCTATTTTATAAGACACGCAAAGTTTGCTCATTAggttaggtaaaataatatgtcaaaatattCTTTGGAGATGCTTGAATTCcaataatgtcataataattcGAACTTCaaatatccataaaaatcaattaaactttctggtagtttttttttttatagatttattcataagttgaaaaacttataaagatctttgtattatattcttaaatcttaggtataaaaaatgGTAAGCAAGTAGTTACTGCTCTACTGTAAATTAAGTGTCGAATGATCCACTattatggatgtgttaaatatgaattcaataatGTATCATTGTACACAAAAAACGTTTCTCAGCTGAAACTGTCTGTTAGCCTATATcgctaagtatatttcatatgatatgtttttgatatagtaaaaataaaatacaaccgtattttagtgtaaataaatttatggtattaatatgtaggtaaataatattatcttaaatttaatcaacatatttttaaaatttaatttcgtataattaataataatagtctgtTTTAttcttgatttaaaaaaaaactttttaaactaagtaaaaaatcttgaaaaatattaatacatggtTTCTCATGAGTTGTATTgactaaaatatgtaaattcaggtattataatatacgatattatcgGCGCATCCCAAACGGCTGCCGTCCATTGTTTGCTTATTCCAAAACGGCTCGCgtcgaaataaaaatttacaaatagcTAAATTCCCAAACTGCTAATGGTAATACCGGTATACCAATTTGAGCTCCTCTAAGTCTCTAGTATAAgtaaacgaatttattttacgattgtttatttcaaaaacaacaattattaattttgttatctatttagtatattgaataaattatgcatgttgatagttattatttatttttttttttatcgtaacatGTAGGACGTATTACTATCAAGTACTAGCTGtatatcgtatttttaaatttaaaatgtataaaactgaATACcgaaaatataagattataagatatattgataatatcgaaaataccgaaacattgaacataatttctatacagaaattatatattataccattgattataattactaaataatatataaataatatataatcaatgattatacGTACTTGTGTACTCGGTAAAAATATTCGTAtggagtatataaaaaaattgtgccaaaaaaatttaccaataatttaaatttttgattttcattaaatattttatatatacatatatgttttacatttttttaacttttaaatttaattcacaataatacgatagtatatgttttttatataacttttgtAATTTACTTAGTGTTCATcaacacatttttaaccatgGGTACCTCTTTTGAGACAGTTTGTATGAAGTAAGGAggaattattgtgttatttttattaccgaTATCGTTTGGGAATTTACCTTGTCCTAAAACCTTTTCGACGGGAGCCGTTTGAGAAGTTACATTTTTGTGAAACGGGAGCCAAATGGGCTACGtccgatattatataataataaaattaataatccacAACAAAACGGTTACCTACTTTCTCAATTTTCATTATAGGTATCTCAtggttgttttaaaattaaagtgtgATCAAAAAAGTATACTTCACACTTAAGTACTTAGgtaggtaaaattaattaaagaaaacaatTGGTTTCGATTGCCCTTATTTCATTTTgagtagaaaatataaatttaccaagttcataaataaattgtagagcgtttgaaaatgtattgtttttgtaaaGACGTAGttcgttaaatttttttttcaaaaagctGGTTGAATTTTGGATGATTGAAAAGCAATCAATAGCAGTTAGGctctttaaaaaatttcaatatcacAAATTGGTTGTagtatatcaacattttatttatttattttaacaattcacataggtattatttataattataacaataaattataaattataaaaaaaattatatcaacgcATTGTTTATTAGTAGCTTTCTTGTGAGTTTTATTTCTTAACATTtctatataaatctattttttttacattgattttttCAATAGACTTAATATTAGCCAGTTCAGCTGacttatcgataaaaaaaaattcaaaaggttaaattttcaaataacttgCGATATGAACTTTTACAGCAAAAATGGATGCCTATAGCtaatggtaatataatttatactaacgttaataactataatattgcaCGTCTAAATTGTTTCCAATTTCGTTAACCCTGACCGAATAAATTGGTTTCAAAtccatgaataaaatattagtttgagTGCACTTGAATTGCCATGAATTGTAATCATAGAATTCATATCTAATAATTAgatcattttttacaaaattaaaaataatatataatgcataattatCTTTGCTGATAATATCTATACcgtgtaaattgtattataacaatatgttatgGGTTTGCACTGAAACTATACCAAAAGCAaggtcaataaataataataataatcatctaacctattatatgaaaaattaaaaactattagggAATATTGTAccaaaaatcattgaaatattttccagtaataataatacaaattgagtttacaatgcatttatatagttattcgtTATTCGATTCCTGTTAAAAATGCATAGAATCCGTATGGTCGAGTCTTTCTCATTGCGATTTTGCCACATTCGTAATA
This genomic window contains:
- the LOC132920837 gene encoding uncharacterized protein LOC132920837, coding for MKCLLINLIVFITFVNSDIGKRLSLPQLPFGVYRLNFLGVTRCESVPTNNKLKYELYLSKKSANTTEIKGIVTNAVPLDDSLDLEFNLAVKDSIGGWKENAFLYKTPKACSSLKKFLGPAWTPIMDSAGAYNATCPMPVGVYKVSGIDTGVFMISSFPKSFFYGTYRFRLFYSKKNEVYGCFIIIVEIKRPWETE